From a single Sphingobium lignivorans genomic region:
- a CDS encoding DUF1345 domain-containing protein, whose amino-acid sequence MSMTRRADKAILPWRYGLFLLVFASALPLSLLLGPVHGIMLGFDLGVLALLATVPSMLSHGADRMREHARRNDANRTLILALTGIVMGVILVVVASALLYGHGTPLPTAALIMATLTLAWLFSNIVYTLHYAFLFYSGGKDGGDRGGLDFPRREEPDYWDFAYFAFTLGMTFQTSDIAITDPGLRKVALFHCLAAFVFNLGIVAFTINMLGG is encoded by the coding sequence ATGAGCATGACGCGACGGGCCGACAAGGCGATCCTGCCCTGGCGCTACGGCCTGTTCCTGCTGGTCTTCGCCAGCGCGCTCCCGCTCTCGCTGCTGCTGGGGCCGGTCCACGGCATCATGCTCGGCTTCGATCTGGGCGTGCTCGCGCTGCTCGCCACCGTCCCCTCGATGCTGTCTCACGGGGCGGACCGGATGCGCGAGCATGCCCGGCGCAACGACGCCAACCGCACCCTGATCCTGGCGCTAACCGGGATCGTCATGGGCGTCATCCTCGTGGTGGTCGCCAGCGCGCTCCTGTACGGCCACGGGACGCCGCTGCCGACCGCCGCGCTCATCATGGCGACGCTGACGCTGGCCTGGCTCTTCTCCAACATCGTCTACACGCTGCACTACGCCTTCCTGTTCTACAGCGGCGGCAAGGATGGCGGGGACCGGGGCGGGCTCGACTTTCCGCGCCGGGAGGAGCCGGATTACTGGGACTTCGCCTATTTCGCCTTCACGCTCGGCATGACCTTCCAGACCAGCGACATCGCGATCACCGATCCGGGCCTGCGCAAGGTGGCGCTGTTCCATTGCCTCGCCGCCTTCGTGTTCAATCTCGGCATCGTCGCCTTCACCATCAACATGCTGGGCGGCTGA